A region from the Peromyscus maniculatus bairdii isolate BWxNUB_F1_BW_parent chromosome 5, HU_Pman_BW_mat_3.1, whole genome shotgun sequence genome encodes:
- the LOC107402692 gene encoding vomeronasal type-1 receptor 90-like has protein sequence MIWSDLIQQIIFLSLIGLGILGNILLFMRHVHMFIMGSEKKPTDLIFTHLAISNIIILYTSGIQYITTGLHFKNVLGDAGCKTLVYLERVSQGLSICTTCLLSVVQAATISPRTSLWRKLKPQSSWQVLPFLLLLWIFNVLISSNLLYYITAGSSLNRSRAGLYSEYCCMLPSGCIVKWLFLSLMALRDVIFQSLMGWSSGSMALHLYRHHKHVLYLHSSRLANRASPEVRATWSVLVLMTCFLLYYLGDFISSFYIGSVFTLDSIILNAKLFLGVGYAALGPFILIIKDFHLACCWHAH, from the coding sequence ATGATCTGGAGTGATCTCATCCAGCAAATAATCTTCCTTTCTCTTATTGGACTTGGAATTTTAGGAAACATCCTTTTATTTATGAGACATGTACATATGTTTATCATGGGTTCTGAGAAAAAACCGACAGACCTTATCTTCACTCATCTGGCGATTTCAAACATAATCATTCTTTATACTTCAGGGATCCAATACATAACCACAGGCCTTCATTTCAAAAATGTTCTGGGTGACGCAGGTTGTAAAACTTTGGTTTATCTGGAAAGGGTGTCCCAGGGCCTCTCCATCTGCACCACCTGTCTCCTCAGCGTGGTCCAGGCTGCCACCATCAGTCCCAGGACTTCCTTGTGGAGAAAGCTCAAACCACAGAGCTCATGGCaagttcttccctttctcctcctcctttggaTCTTTAATGTTCTCATAAGCTCCAACTTGCTCTACTACATCACAGCAGGCAGCAGTCTGAACAGATCTAGagctgggctatacagtgagtatTGCTGCATGCTGCCATCCGGGTGTATAGTTAAatggctttttctgtctctcatggCTCTTCGTGATGTCATCTTTCAAAGTCTCATGGGCTGGAGCAGTGGGTCCATGGCTCTCCACCTGTATAGACATCACAAGCATGTCCTCTACCTTCACAGCTCCAGGCTTGCAAATAGGGCCAGCCCAGAAGTCAGAGCTACATGGAGTGTTCTCGTTCTTATGACCTGTTTCCTCCTCTATTACTTGGGAgatttcatttcctccttctacATTGGGTCTGTCTTCACCCTTGATTCCATAATACTAAATGCTAAGTTGTTTCTGGGAGTTGGCTATGCTGCTCTCGGCCCATTTATCCTGATAATAAAGGATTTCCACTTGGCTTGCTGCTGGCATGCTCACTGA